In a genomic window of Gossypium arboreum isolate Shixiya-1 chromosome 9, ASM2569848v2, whole genome shotgun sequence:
- the LOC108452442 gene encoding terpene synthase 10-like, whose protein sequence is MALRLLTVAPSSSFIRANRKGTSNRSNVSNLSVVGASKAVATANVSDKKIVRRSAKYHPPIWEYDFIQSLKSDYLGESFNEQAIRLVGEVRMMLENVMDPLEKLELIDSLQRLGLSYHFKNETKRILEDIHLRADQSKALWKEGNLYATALEFRLLRQHGYNVTREIFSGFMDEMGNFKSSLCKDCKGLLNLYEASHLSMEGEGILDIARDFAAKQLQQYLKQKKLDEYVRMLMEHALELPLHWRVSRLEARWFIDVYEKREERNPMLLELAKLDFNIVQAVHQDDLRYVSKWWRDIGLGEKLPFARDRLMENFLWTMGVAFDPHFGNLRRTLTKIAALITSIDDVYDVYGTLDELELFTQAVERWDINAMELLPEYMKICFFALYNSINEIAFGDLKEHGFPTIPFLKKAWAELCKSYLVEAKWYHSGYIPTFKEYIDNARISIAAPVILSHVFFSSNVTTKECLEYWKDDSNLIYCSSMILRLVDDLGTSMDELKRGDVPKSIKCYMHETGCSEVEAREQIKTFIDATWKRMNEEYLMTHSSLSLPIKHIA, encoded by the exons ATGGCCCTTCGTCTCCTAACTGTAGCTCCTAGCAGCAGTTTCATCAGAGCAAATAGGAAAGGCACCTCCAACAGATCAAATGTCAGTAACTTGAGTGTTGTTGGAGCCTCCAAAGCTGTTGCTACGGCCAATGTTTCGGATAAAAAAATTGTTAGACGGTCTGCTAAGTACCATCCTCCCATTTGGGAGTACGATTTTATTCAGTCGCTCAAAAGCGACTATctg GGGGAATCATTTAATGAACAAGCAATCAGACTAGTGGGAGAAGTGAGAATGATGCTTGAGAATGTTATGGACCCCTTAGAGAAACTTGAGCTGATCGATTCCTTGCAGAGGCTCGGTTTATCTTATCATTTTAAGAATGAAACCAAGAGGATTTTGGAGGATATTCATTTACGGGCTGATCAGAGCAAGGCTTTATGGAAGGAAGGAAACTTATATGCTACAGCACTTGAATTTAGGCTCCTAAGGCAGCATGGTTATAATGTAACTCGAG AGATTTTCTCCGGTTTCATGGACGAGATGGGGAATTTCAAGTCGAGTCTCTGTAAGGACTGCAAAGGGCTTCTAAACTTGTATGAAGCTTCACATCTTTCCATGGAGGGTGAAGGTATCTTAGACATTGCAAGGGATTTCGCGGCTAAACAGCTTCAACAATATCTGAAGCAAAAGAAATTAGATGAATATGTTAGGATGCTAATGGAGCATGCGTTGGAACTTCCTCTACATTGGAGGGTGTCAAGGTTGGAAGCCAGGTGGTTTATAGATGTGTACGagaaaagagaggaaagaaatcCTATGCTTTTGGAGCTTGCTAAATTGGACTTCAATATTGTGCAAGCCGTGCACCAGGATGATCTAAGATATGTTTCCAA GTGGTGGAGGGATATAGGTCTGGGAGAAAAACTACCATTTGCAAGAGACAGGTTGATGGAGAACTTTCTATGGACAATGGGCGTTGCATTTGATCCTCACTTTGGGAACCTTAGAAGAACTCTAACAAAGATTGCCGCATTAATAACAAGTATTGATGATGTGTATGACGTGTATGGTACATTGGACGAGTTAGAACTCTTCACTCAAGCTGTTGAGAG ATGGGATATAAATGCAATGGAGCTTCTCCCAGAATATATGAAGATATGTTTCTTTGCTCTTTACAACTCCATAAACGAAATAGCATTTGGTGATCTCAAGGAACATGGATTTCCTACCATTCCTTTCTTGAAGAAAGCG TGGGCAGAGTTATGCAAATCTTACCTAGTGGAGGCAAAGTGGTATCACAGTGGATACATTCCAACATTTAAAGAGTATATCGATAATGCACGGATTTCTATTGCGGCTCCCGTAATACTATCACATGTTTTTTTCTCATCAAATGTAACAACAAAGGAGTGCTTGGAGTACTGGAAGGATGATTCCAATCTAATTTATTGCTCGTCAATGATTTTACGACTTGTTGATGATCTTGGTACATCAATG GATGAACTGAAAAGAGGTGATGTCCCTAAATCAATTAAATGTTATATGCATGAAACTGGTTGTTCTGAAGTAGAAGCTCGTGAACAAATAAAGACGTTTATTGATGCAACATGGAAAAGGATGAATGAAGAATATCTAATGACTCACTCCTCCTTATCTCTTCCGATTAAACATATTGCATAG